A window from Vulcanimicrobium alpinum encodes these proteins:
- a CDS encoding WD40/YVTN/BNR-like repeat-containing protein: MTSSNTLINERPFYYSRLAVDPHDENHLFSVSVKLAESTNGGKTWHESGKRLHGDHHDLWIAADGRTILEANDGGVALSRDGGARWQWRYVLPISLACHVGFDLASPYRVCGGMQDNGAWCAPSRTGDDRGIGAHDWTRVAGGDGTWVVPDPHDPSTVFASAGGGDNQGETVRFDRTHASTVDVSVYLRNQNVVPPSELQYRFNWETPLAFSPQHPHVLYTAGNVAFVSADRGAHWRAISGDLTRNLRERQTLSGGVRLDVTGAETFDTILAIAPSPLADGLLWVSTDDGLVQLTRDGGANWTRAEIPGVDADGRIPSIAASVHRAGTAYVAVDRTTPATVLPTCTRPTTSARIGARSPPACRTPKCTSCAKTRAIPMSCTPAPGSACGGASIAARLGNRSRRRSPRSRCATSRCSRRPSTCSPRRTAADSTCSTIRRPCASSRPRRAPACGCFRSATHCRCSGRASPDMPRAASTTRRRRR, encoded by the coding sequence ATGACGTCGTCGAACACGCTCATCAACGAGCGGCCGTTCTACTACTCGCGCCTCGCCGTCGATCCGCACGACGAGAACCATCTCTTCTCGGTCTCGGTGAAGCTCGCCGAGAGCACGAACGGCGGCAAGACCTGGCACGAAAGCGGAAAGCGCCTGCACGGCGACCATCACGATCTGTGGATCGCCGCCGACGGCCGCACGATTCTGGAGGCGAACGACGGCGGCGTTGCGCTCTCGCGCGACGGCGGCGCGCGCTGGCAATGGCGCTACGTGCTGCCGATCTCGCTGGCGTGTCACGTCGGGTTCGATCTCGCCTCACCCTATCGCGTCTGCGGCGGAATGCAGGACAACGGCGCGTGGTGTGCGCCGTCGCGCACCGGCGACGATCGCGGGATCGGCGCGCACGACTGGACGCGCGTCGCCGGCGGCGACGGCACGTGGGTCGTCCCCGATCCGCACGATCCGTCGACGGTGTTCGCGTCGGCGGGCGGCGGCGACAATCAGGGCGAGACCGTGCGTTTCGACCGCACGCACGCGAGCACCGTGGATGTCTCGGTGTATCTGCGCAATCAGAACGTCGTTCCGCCGAGCGAACTGCAGTACCGCTTCAACTGGGAGACGCCGCTGGCGTTCTCGCCGCAGCATCCGCACGTGCTCTACACGGCGGGGAACGTCGCGTTCGTCTCCGCCGATCGCGGTGCGCACTGGCGTGCGATCAGCGGCGATCTCACCCGCAACCTGCGCGAACGGCAGACGCTCTCCGGCGGCGTGCGGCTCGACGTCACCGGCGCCGAGACGTTCGACACGATCCTCGCGATCGCACCCTCGCCGCTGGCCGACGGCCTGCTGTGGGTTTCCACCGACGACGGCCTCGTGCAGCTCACGCGCGACGGCGGCGCGAACTGGACGCGCGCCGAGATCCCCGGCGTCGACGCCGACGGACGGATCCCGTCGATCGCCGCCTCGGTGCATCGAGCGGGAACCGCGTATGTCGCGGTCGACCGCACTACGCCGGCGACCGTGCTCCCTACGTGTACGCGACCGACGACTTCGGCGCGCATTGGCGCGCGCTCACCGCCGGCTTGCCGCACGCCGAAGTGCACGTCGTGCGCGAAGACCCGCGCAATCCCGATGTCCTGTACGCCGGCACCGGGATCGGCGTGTGGTGGAGCGTCGATCGCGGCGCGTCTTGGAAACCGTTCCCGGCGCCGCTCCCCGCGGTCGAGGTGCGCGACCTCGCGGTGCAGCCGCAGACCGTCGACCTGCTCGCCGCGACGCACGGCCGCGGACTCTACGTGCTCGACGATCCGACGGCCCTGCGCGAGCTCGCGTCCGCGCAGGGCGCCGGCGTGCGGCTGTTTCCGCTCCGCGACGCACTGCCGCTGCAGCGGACGAGCATCGCCGGACATGCCGAGGGCGGCGTCGACGACGCGCCGCCGGCGACGGTGA